One part of the Ursus arctos isolate Adak ecotype North America unplaced genomic scaffold, UrsArc2.0 scaffold_14, whole genome shotgun sequence genome encodes these proteins:
- the LOC113247193 gene encoding zinc finger protein 709-like, translating to MDSVAFEDVTVKFTMEEWALLDPSQKKLYRDVMQETFRNLASIECISEEKWEIHDREDQDEDHGTNLSSQMVERLCKSKEYSQYEEIFSQIPYHNRKKKSPTGIKLRKCTLCGQVFMYHSSFNKHMRSHTGHKPYEYQEYEEKPYKCKECGKSFKHRQSIRMHERTHTGQRPYECKHCGKAFICRNYFQIHERAHSGEKPYKCTKCGKTFSYSSNLRKHERTHIGEKPSECKQCGKAFSCLRSFRIHERIHSAKKPKECTKCGKTFSYSSNLHKHERSHNGEKPYECKEGGKALHSFTKFRRYVIKQNGDGLYKCKECGKAFRCPKNCRSHEMTHSGVKPYECKECGKAFSSPRSFGKHRRIHTARKPHECKECGKAFRYPSSLRNHERTHTGEKPYKCKECGKAFSCPNYFRIHERTHTGVKPYECKQCGKAFSCPQSFRIHEKTHNAEKPYECIKCGKVFRYSSNLRKHERSHTDDKRYECKLCGKAFSSHYYVQKHERTHTGEKPYECKECGKGFIFRSGVRSHMVIHTGDGPYKCKKCKKAFISPSSLRTHERTHTGEKPYQCKTCCKAFSLINSLRNHERTHM from the exons ATG GACTCAGTGGCCTTTGAGGATGTGACTGTGAAGTTCACCATGGAGGAGTGGGCTCTCCTGGATCCATCCCAGAAGAAACTCTACAGAGACGTGATGCAGGAAACCTTCAGGAACCTGGCCTCGATAG AGtgtatttcagaagaaaaatgggaaatcCATGATAGGGAAGATCAGGATGAAGATCATGGGACAAATCTAAG CAGTCAAATGGTAGAAAGACTCTGTAAAAGTAAAGAATATAGTCAGTATGAAGAAATCTTCAGCCAGATTCCATATCATAATCGGAAGAAGAAAAGTCCTACTGGAATAAAACTACGTAAATGCACTTTGTGTGGACAAGTGTTTATGTATCATTCATCCTTTAACAAGCACATGAGATCTCACACTGGACACAAACCATATGAGTATCAGGAATATGAAGAGAAGCCTtataaatgtaaggaatgtgggaaatccTTCAAGCATCGCCAATCCATTCGAATGCATGAAAGGACACACACTGGACAGAGGCCCTATGAATGTAAACACTGTGGGAAAGCTTTCATTTGTCGCAATTACTTTCAAATTCATGAAagggcacacagtggggaaaaGCCCTACAAGTGTACAAAATGTGGTAAAACCTTTAGTTATTCAAGTAACTTACGTAAACATGAACGGACTCATATTGGAGAGAAACCTAGTGAATGTAAGCAATGTGGTAAAGCCTTCAGTTGTCTCAGGTCCTTTCGAATACATGAAAGGATACACAGTGCAAAAAAGCCAAAGGAATGTACAAAATGTGGTAAAACCTTCAGTTATTCAAGTAATTTACATAAACATGAGAGAAGTCATAAtggggagaaaccctatgaatgtaaggaagGTGGGAAAGCCTTGCATTCTTTTACCAAATTTCGAAGATATGTGATCAAGCAAAACGGAGATGGACTTTATAAATGTAaggagtgtgggaaagccttcaggtGTCCCAAAAACTGTCGTAGTCATGAAATGACACACAGTGGAGTAaagccctatgaatgtaaggaatgtggtaAAGCTTTCAGTTCTCCCAGGTCCTTTGGAAAACATAGAAGAATTCATACTGCAAGGAAGCCtcatgaatgtaaggaatgtggtaAAGCTTTCCGTTATCCCAGTTCCCTTCGAAATCATGAAAGAACTCATACTGGGGAGAAACCTTATAagtgtaaggaatgtgggaaagctttcagttgTCCCAATTACTTTCGAATTCATGAAAGAACTCACACAGGAGTCAAACCATATGAATGTAAGCAatgtggaaaagctttcagttgtCCCCAGTCCTTTCGAATACATGAAAAGACACATAATGCGgaaaaaccctatgaatgtatAAAATGTGGTAAGGTCTTCAGATATTCAAGTAACTTACGCAAACATGAAAGATCTCATACTGATGATAAACGCTATGAATGTAAACTATGTGGTAAGGCCTTCAGCAGTCACTATTATGTTCAAAAACATGAAAGAActcacactggagaaaaaccttatgaatgtaaggaatgtgggaaaggcTTCATTTTTCGCTCAGGTGTTCGATCACACATGGTAATCCACACTGGAGATGGACCTTATAAATGTAAGAAATGTAAGAaagcatttatttctcccagttcatTACGAACACATGAAagaactcacactggagagaaaccttatcaATGTAAAACTTGTTGTAAAGCCTtcagtcttattaattctttaCGAAATCATGAAAGAACGCATATGTGA